Proteins from a genomic interval of Caulobacter sp. NIBR1757:
- the cpaB gene encoding Flp pilus assembly protein CpaB has translation MRVATIVSLGASALLGVGALVVAKTMLPDHTGQGKAAAAAPITNLIPVVAAKADIPFGVKLAAKDLMILKLPRDAVPDGTYSTIDAVTALDNGGPVTLARLSAREPLLPAKLSGGGTKANVAAVIGEGMRAYTIKVTDVSGGGGHVTPGDRVDVLVAMEPTEGAQVEGVGGKGAVSGAVLQNVKVLGMDLIADPANVDKFIPKTATLEVSLEDAAKLAVAAQVGELSLALRRTGSVELAEAAPVRTLTWTSKGLAPTPVGSVKPIRRAAGPRRPAVAPSPQQHTLTVVQGSERTTVQVPTDRLGGY, from the coding sequence ATGCGTGTCGCCACGATTGTCAGCCTGGGGGCCTCGGCCCTGCTAGGCGTGGGAGCCCTGGTGGTCGCCAAGACCATGCTCCCTGACCACACCGGCCAAGGCAAGGCGGCGGCCGCCGCGCCGATCACAAACCTGATCCCCGTCGTCGCCGCCAAGGCCGACATCCCGTTCGGGGTGAAGCTGGCGGCCAAGGACCTGATGATCCTCAAGCTGCCCAGGGACGCGGTCCCCGACGGGACCTATTCGACCATCGACGCGGTCACGGCGCTGGACAACGGCGGCCCGGTCACCCTGGCGCGCCTCTCCGCCCGTGAACCCCTGCTGCCGGCCAAGCTGTCGGGCGGCGGGACCAAGGCCAATGTCGCCGCCGTCATCGGCGAGGGCATGCGGGCCTACACCATCAAGGTCACCGACGTTTCCGGCGGCGGCGGCCATGTCACCCCCGGCGACCGGGTCGATGTGCTGGTCGCCATGGAGCCGACCGAGGGCGCCCAGGTCGAGGGCGTCGGCGGCAAGGGCGCGGTCAGTGGCGCGGTGCTGCAGAACGTCAAGGTGTTGGGCATGGACCTGATTGCCGACCCGGCCAACGTCGACAAGTTCATCCCCAAGACCGCCACCCTGGAAGTGTCCCTCGAGGACGCCGCCAAGCTCGCCGTCGCCGCCCAGGTCGGCGAGCTCAGCCTGGCCCTGCGCCGCACCGGCTCGGTCGAGCTGGCCGAGGCCGCGCCGGTCCGCACCCTGACCTGGACGTCGAAGGGTCTGGCCCCGACGCCGGTCGGCAGCGTCAAGCCGATCCGACGCGCCGCCGGCCCGCGCCGCCCGGCCGTCGCCCCGTCGCCCCAACAACACACCCTGACCGTGGTCCAGGGCTCCGAGCGGACGACCGTTCAGGTGCCCACCGATCGCCTGGGAGGCTATTGA
- a CDS encoding CpaF family protein, which translates to MARFSFRRAEPEPVFEGVATHIVAVPETPPPSSVDNEMLDMRLRLHARLIEEIDLGKLGELDEGEMRRQVRKLVGDFARDGRLALNTVELDQLGHEVFDEMVGLGPIEPLLKDESINDILINGPNQVYIERRGELELTPIRFRDNDHLLRIVNRIVAAVGRRIDESSPMVDARLADGSRVNAAIYPITVDGAAVSIRKFSKKPLSLERLVGVGAMPACVAEFLHGAVKARVSTVISGGTGSGKTTLLNAFSAAISEGERLITIEDACELQLQQPHVVRMETRPPNIEGKGEIRQRELVKNALRMRPDRVILGEVRGEEAFDMLQAMNTGHEGSMATIHANTPRDAITRLEQMVAMGGLSLTPESIRGQIASAVGMIVQVMRLSDGKRKVMSVSEITGMEGQVVQMQEIFGFHRTGTDAEGHVQGEFRATGLRPKCLDEMNRRGIHYDTANFDPQRAL; encoded by the coding sequence ATGGCCCGCTTCAGCTTCCGCCGCGCCGAGCCGGAACCGGTCTTCGAGGGGGTCGCCACCCACATCGTCGCGGTTCCCGAGACCCCGCCGCCCTCCAGCGTCGATAATGAGATGCTCGACATGCGGCTGCGGCTGCACGCCCGGCTGATCGAGGAAATCGATCTGGGGAAACTCGGCGAGCTCGACGAGGGCGAGATGCGCCGGCAGGTGCGCAAGCTGGTCGGGGATTTCGCCAGGGACGGCCGCCTGGCCCTCAACACCGTCGAGCTGGACCAGCTGGGCCACGAGGTGTTCGACGAGATGGTGGGCCTGGGCCCCATCGAGCCGCTGCTCAAGGACGAGTCGATCAACGACATCCTGATCAATGGGCCCAACCAGGTCTACATCGAGCGGCGCGGCGAGCTGGAGCTGACCCCCATCCGCTTCCGCGACAACGACCACCTGCTGCGCATCGTCAACCGCATCGTCGCCGCCGTCGGCCGGCGCATCGACGAGTCGAGCCCGATGGTCGACGCCCGCCTGGCCGACGGCAGCCGGGTCAACGCGGCCATCTATCCGATCACCGTTGATGGCGCGGCGGTGTCGATCCGCAAGTTCTCCAAGAAGCCGCTGAGTCTGGAACGGCTGGTCGGCGTCGGGGCCATGCCGGCCTGTGTCGCCGAGTTCCTGCATGGGGCGGTGAAGGCCCGGGTCTCGACCGTGATCAGCGGCGGCACCGGCTCCGGCAAGACGACGCTTCTGAACGCCTTCTCCGCCGCCATCAGCGAGGGCGAGCGGCTGATCACCATCGAGGACGCCTGCGAACTGCAGCTGCAGCAGCCGCACGTGGTGCGGATGGAGACGCGCCCCCCGAACATCGAGGGCAAGGGCGAGATCCGTCAGCGCGAGCTGGTCAAGAACGCCCTGCGGATGCGTCCCGACCGGGTCATCCTGGGCGAGGTCCGGGGCGAGGAAGCCTTCGACATGCTGCAGGCCATGAACACCGGCCACGAAGGCAGCATGGCGACGATCCACGCCAACACCCCGCGCGACGCCATCACCCGCCTGGAGCAGATGGTGGCCATGGGCGGTTTGAGCCTGACGCCCGAAAGCATCCGCGGCCAGATCGCCTCGGCCGTCGGGATGATCGTGCAGGTCATGCGTCTGTCGGACGGCAAGCGGAAGGTGATGAGCGTCTCGGAGATCACCGGCATGGAGGGCCAGGTGGTCCAGATGCAGGAGATCTTCGGCTTCCACCGCACCGGCACCGACGCCGAGGGCCATGTGCAGGGCGAGTTCCGGGCGACGGGGCTGCGGCCCAAGTGCCTGGACGAAATGAACCGCCGGGGCATCCACTACGACACGGCGAACTTCGACCCACAGAGGGCGCTGTGA
- a CDS encoding response regulator transcription factor — protein MQMAIASDQALCLEGFAGYGATRGDPAPAIFADLKALLDALATRSFSLVVIDLALEEAQPIACLRAVADAAAPTPVVALDTRFNARRRTEVIGAGLAGYLVKTMNRQMVFAGFDLVLAGVPYHVSDVGRPSGPTESPLTDRQVEVLRQLVEGKSNKEIARLLEITTPTVKLHVNQILKRLGARNRTEAAMAGLNLLD, from the coding sequence ATGCAGATGGCGATTGCGAGCGACCAGGCGCTTTGTCTTGAGGGCTTTGCCGGGTACGGGGCTACCCGTGGCGATCCCGCGCCGGCGATCTTTGCGGATCTGAAGGCGCTGCTTGACGCCTTGGCCACGCGCAGCTTCAGTCTGGTCGTCATCGATCTGGCGCTCGAGGAGGCGCAGCCGATCGCCTGCCTGCGGGCCGTGGCCGACGCCGCGGCGCCGACACCGGTCGTGGCGCTCGACACCCGCTTCAACGCTCGCCGGCGCACGGAGGTCATCGGCGCCGGGCTCGCCGGCTACCTTGTGAAGACCATGAACCGGCAAATGGTCTTCGCCGGCTTCGACCTCGTCCTGGCGGGCGTTCCCTATCATGTCAGCGACGTTGGCCGGCCGAGCGGGCCAACCGAATCGCCTCTGACCGACCGCCAGGTCGAGGTTCTGCGCCAACTGGTCGAGGGGAAGTCGAACAAGGAGATCGCCAGGCTCCTCGAGATCACCACCCCGACGGTGAAGCTCCACGTCAACCAGATCCTCAAGCGGCTCGGCGCCCGCAACCGCACCGAGGCGGCCATGGCCGGACTGAACCTGCTCGACTGA
- a CDS encoding AAA family ATPase has product MSFTDRRVLAIGPGLAEACRAAFEGARLEVIGAEALPPGWPPGHEPELAVLDASADPVALAEAIALLAKLPFPPAAIMAGDHMPAGLMRALLRLPRADVVEAPFGPKDLAEAAMMLLKPVEIAAPAPHVQTGRCWTVTGAVGGAGATTLCVELAAALAERAQGKKRVCLIDLNLADGASAAYLGAAANMMLGRASQEPERIDAALLEVFASPAPGGFDLIAQARDPHGFEAVSAEAVLRVLDVACQVYDFVIVDAPRHRRSWTMDVMAGSDALLVVSELTVPALLAARSLVAEFEADLPEGPGPRIILNRLAKRVFGPAPSTSEAEKALGRKVDGGLTSDWEAAAASVNLGGPIRSHRPKSRIAKDVDDLVDRLLAAAPHPAHAPVRAA; this is encoded by the coding sequence ATGAGTTTCACCGACCGCCGCGTACTGGCCATCGGTCCCGGTCTGGCCGAAGCCTGCCGGGCCGCCTTCGAGGGCGCGCGCCTGGAGGTCATCGGGGCCGAGGCCCTGCCCCCCGGCTGGCCGCCCGGCCATGAGCCGGAACTGGCGGTGCTGGACGCCTCCGCCGATCCGGTCGCCCTGGCCGAGGCCATCGCCCTGCTGGCAAAGCTGCCTTTCCCGCCGGCCGCCATCATGGCCGGCGACCATATGCCGGCCGGGCTGATGCGGGCCCTGCTGCGCCTGCCGCGCGCCGATGTGGTCGAGGCGCCGTTTGGCCCGAAGGACCTGGCCGAGGCGGCGATGATGCTGCTCAAGCCGGTCGAGATCGCGGCGCCAGCGCCGCATGTGCAGACCGGCCGCTGCTGGACCGTCACCGGGGCCGTCGGCGGCGCCGGCGCCACCACCCTCTGCGTCGAGCTGGCCGCCGCCCTGGCTGAGCGGGCGCAAGGCAAGAAGCGGGTCTGCCTGATCGACCTCAACCTCGCCGACGGGGCCAGCGCCGCCTACCTGGGCGCCGCCGCCAACATGATGCTGGGCCGCGCCAGCCAGGAGCCCGAGCGCATCGACGCCGCCCTGCTGGAGGTGTTCGCCAGCCCCGCCCCCGGCGGCTTCGACCTGATCGCCCAGGCCCGCGATCCGCACGGCTTCGAGGCCGTCTCGGCCGAGGCGGTGCTGCGGGTGCTCGATGTCGCCTGCCAGGTCTATGATTTCGTCATCGTCGATGCGCCGCGTCATCGTCGGTCCTGGACCATGGATGTGATGGCCGGGTCCGACGCCCTGCTGGTGGTCAGTGAGCTGACCGTGCCGGCCCTGCTGGCCGCGCGCAGTTTGGTCGCTGAGTTCGAGGCCGATCTGCCGGAAGGCCCGGGCCCGCGCATCATCCTAAACCGCCTGGCCAAGCGGGTGTTCGGCCCGGCCCCCTCGACATCGGAAGCCGAGAAAGCACTGGGCCGCAAGGTCGACGGCGGCCTGACCAGCGACTGGGAAGCCGCCGCCGCCAGCGTCAACCTGGGCGGCCCGATCCGCAGCCACCGGCCCAAGAGTCGAATCGCCAAGGACGTCGACGACCTCGTCGACCGGCTGCTGGCCGCCGCGCCGCATCCGGCCCATGCACCGGTGAGGGCCGCCTGA
- a CDS encoding phage holin family protein, with the protein MARFLIQFLFAVAGFWAAQAFVPGIAVHGWTSLVIAAFLLGIANAIVRPILVVLTFPVVFITFGLFLLVINAAMLGLVALLMPGLEVSGFWPAVFGAIIIGIASWIGSKLVGEAQARG; encoded by the coding sequence ATGGCTCGCTTCCTGATCCAGTTCCTGTTCGCTGTCGCAGGCTTCTGGGCCGCCCAGGCCTTCGTGCCTGGCATCGCCGTGCACGGCTGGACCAGCCTGGTCATCGCCGCCTTCCTGCTCGGCATCGCCAACGCCATCGTGCGGCCGATCCTGGTGGTGCTGACCTTCCCGGTGGTGTTCATCACCTTCGGACTGTTCCTGCTGGTCATCAACGCGGCCATGCTCGGGCTGGTCGCGCTGCTGATGCCGGGGCTCGAAGTCAGCGGCTTCTGGCCCGCCGTCTTCGGCGCCATCATCATCGGCATCGCCAGCTGGATCGGCTCCAAACTGGTCGGCGAGGCGCAAGCCAGGGGCTGA
- the guaD gene encoding guanine deaminase, translated as MSGLRGWRSELVWTLGDPASNVAALRHFPDGLLLVEDGRIVDAGAWSDLAPGLPEGVPVEHLPGRILTPGFVDGHIHFPQLDMVASPGGALLDWLERYTFPAERAFADPSHAREAAGRFLNSLLANGTTTAMVFGSVHRESVEVLLEDALARDMRLIAGKCLMDRGPEGLRDTAEGGAAETSGLIRAWRGRGRLGYAVTPRFALGSSREQLALAGRLVADNPDVWMQTHLSENTAEIEATRQAFPEAADYLDVYDRFGLVTDRSLFAHAIHLSDRELGRMGQARCACAFCPTSNLFLGSGLFDLKRTTGFGVKVALGTDIGAGTSWSLLTTAAEAWKVGQLKGTTLDPLTALYMAGRGGAEALGLQDRIGAFEPGMEADFVVLDPGGAPGLARHRAASLSERLFALMVLGDDRTVERTYLAGNLAHSR; from the coding sequence ATGTCGGGGTTGCGGGGGTGGCGGTCGGAACTGGTCTGGACCCTGGGCGACCCGGCGTCGAATGTGGCGGCGCTGCGCCATTTTCCCGATGGCTTGCTGCTCGTCGAAGACGGCCGGATCGTTGACGCAGGAGCCTGGAGCGACCTGGCCCCTGGCCTGCCGGAGGGCGTGCCGGTCGAGCATCTGCCCGGCCGGATCCTGACCCCCGGCTTCGTCGATGGCCACATCCATTTTCCGCAGCTGGACATGGTCGCCTCGCCGGGCGGAGCCCTGCTCGACTGGCTGGAGCGCTACACCTTCCCGGCCGAGCGGGCCTTCGCCGATCCGTCCCACGCCAGGGAGGCGGCGGGGCGATTCCTGAACAGCCTGCTGGCCAACGGCACGACCACGGCCATGGTCTTCGGCTCGGTGCACAGGGAATCGGTCGAGGTCCTGCTCGAGGACGCCCTCGCCCGCGACATGCGGCTGATCGCCGGCAAATGCCTGATGGACAGGGGGCCGGAGGGCCTGCGCGACACGGCCGAGGGCGGGGCGGCGGAAACCTCGGGCCTGATCCGCGCCTGGCGGGGCCGGGGCCGGCTGGGCTATGCGGTGACGCCGCGATTCGCGCTTGGCAGTTCGCGCGAGCAGCTGGCCCTGGCCGGGCGGCTGGTGGCCGACAACCCCGATGTCTGGATGCAGACCCATCTTTCGGAGAACACCGCCGAGATCGAGGCCACCCGCCAGGCCTTCCCGGAGGCCGCCGACTATCTCGACGTCTACGACCGATTCGGCCTGGTCACCGACCGGTCGCTGTTCGCCCACGCCATTCACCTGAGCGACCGGGAACTGGGGCGGATGGGCCAGGCCCGCTGCGCCTGCGCCTTCTGCCCGACCTCGAACCTGTTCCTCGGCAGCGGCCTGTTCGACCTCAAGCGGACGACAGGTTTCGGGGTCAAGGTGGCGCTCGGCACCGACATCGGGGCCGGCACCAGCTGGAGTCTGCTGACCACGGCCGCGGAAGCCTGGAAGGTCGGACAGCTGAAAGGGACGACGCTGGATCCCCTGACCGCTCTCTACATGGCCGGACGTGGCGGCGCAGAGGCCCTGGGGCTGCAGGACCGCATCGGCGCTTTCGAGCCCGGCATGGAGGCCGACTTCGTGGTGCTGGACCCGGGCGGAGCGCCGGGCCTCGCCCGCCACCGCGCCGCCAGCCTTTCGGAACGCCTGTTCGCCCTGATGGTGCTGGGCGACGACCGCACAGTCGAGCGGACGTATCTGGCGGGAAACCTGGCCCACAGCCGTTAG
- a CDS encoding type II secretion system F family protein has translation MDAVLFQQILTYAAAGLIAMSVGGGGMMLLREARFGAKRRQRLAGNTVAGSRPGPSKADSGVMRGVKRLGEKMAIQDPAQISNIRTKLIHAGWYNREAVALYLGARGASLIVATVATLFTVPWALSGIGGPAAIAAAGVFAVAAILGPDQVVKGRRRKMEIEYMEGFPDMLDLLVASVEAGLSLDAAVNRVAEEMGRRYPNLAAHLRFLTLELRAGKARKEAWGAFADRLGIEEARSLATMLRQAEEMGTSLGETLAVFSDDMRSKRMLRAEEKAMALPAKLMVPLILFIFPCLLGVLMLPAAYRISQSMVGGG, from the coding sequence ATGGACGCCGTCCTCTTCCAGCAGATCCTGACCTATGCGGCGGCCGGGCTGATCGCCATGAGCGTCGGCGGCGGCGGCATGATGCTGCTGCGCGAAGCCCGCTTCGGGGCCAAGCGCCGCCAGCGGCTGGCGGGCAATACCGTCGCCGGCAGCCGTCCCGGTCCGTCGAAGGCCGACAGCGGCGTCATGCGCGGCGTCAAGCGGCTGGGCGAGAAGATGGCCATCCAGGACCCGGCCCAGATCTCCAACATCCGCACCAAGCTGATCCATGCCGGCTGGTACAATCGCGAGGCCGTGGCCCTGTATCTCGGCGCGCGCGGCGCCAGCCTGATCGTCGCCACCGTGGCCACCCTGTTCACCGTCCCCTGGGCGCTGAGCGGCATCGGCGGACCGGCGGCCATCGCGGCGGCGGGCGTCTTCGCGGTCGCCGCCATCCTGGGTCCCGACCAGGTGGTAAAGGGGCGGCGTCGGAAGATGGAAATCGAGTACATGGAGGGGTTTCCCGACATGCTCGACCTGCTGGTCGCCTCGGTCGAGGCGGGCCTCAGCCTCGACGCCGCCGTCAACCGGGTGGCCGAGGAGATGGGCCGCCGCTACCCCAACCTGGCCGCCCACCTGCGGTTCCTGACCCTGGAGCTGCGGGCCGGCAAGGCGCGCAAGGAAGCCTGGGGGGCCTTCGCCGACCGGCTGGGCATCGAGGAGGCCCGGTCGCTGGCCACCATGCTGCGCCAGGCCGAGGAAATGGGCACCAGCCTGGGCGAGACCCTGGCCGTCTTCTCCGACGACATGCGGTCCAAGCGGATGCTGCGGGCGGAGGAGAAGGCCATGGCCTTGCCGGCCAAGCTGATGGTGCCGCTGATCCTGTTCATTTTCCCCTGCCTGCTGGGCGTGCTGATGCTGCCGGCGGCGTACCGGATCAGCCAGAGCATGGTTGGCGGGGGGTAA
- a CDS encoding amino acid permease yields the protein MSFLTRRKPMDGGFVAEHHKLKATLGWPHLIALGVGAIVGTGIYTLIGVGAGLAGPGVMLSFAIAGAVCACAALAYAEMATMMPAAGSAYTYSYSVLGEGLAWIVGWSLILEYTVVCGAVAAGWAGHAAEFVTIPVDPKWMASTFALTDGHLSFTGGFNLLGAFIALAVAGLLLIGTRESATVNMVLVVVKLAALGLFVFLALPAFDASHFTPFSPYGFSGVNADGTKVGVMAAASIIFFAFYGFDAVSTAAEETKNPEKNLTIGIVGSMIACTVIYMVVAAAAIGAVLPGVFSKADAPLVFVMEQLGHGGAAKLVAAAAVIALPTVIMAFMYGQSRIFFVMARDGLLPVGLAKVSKRGAPSFVTLITGVLAALLAGILPLGEIAALANAGTLAAFVAVLVCMMILRVKAPELKRIFRTPVWPVIGVFGVLGCLYLFTTLPNTAIVGFFVWNAIGVVVYLLYGRRKSALA from the coding sequence ATGAGTTTCCTGACACGTCGCAAGCCCATGGATGGCGGCTTCGTCGCCGAGCATCACAAGCTGAAAGCCACGCTCGGCTGGCCGCACCTCATCGCGCTGGGTGTGGGCGCCATCGTCGGCACCGGCATCTACACCCTGATCGGGGTCGGGGCCGGGCTGGCCGGGCCGGGCGTCATGCTCAGCTTCGCCATCGCCGGCGCCGTCTGCGCCTGCGCCGCCTTGGCCTATGCCGAGATGGCGACCATGATGCCGGCCGCCGGCAGCGCCTACACCTACAGCTATTCGGTGCTGGGCGAGGGCCTGGCCTGGATCGTCGGCTGGAGCCTGATCCTTGAATACACCGTGGTCTGCGGCGCCGTCGCCGCCGGCTGGGCCGGCCACGCGGCCGAGTTCGTGACCATCCCCGTCGATCCCAAATGGATGGCCTCGACCTTCGCCCTCACCGACGGCCACCTCAGCTTCACCGGCGGCTTCAACCTGCTGGGCGCCTTCATTGCCCTGGCCGTCGCCGGCCTGCTGCTGATCGGCACGCGGGAGAGCGCCACCGTCAACATGGTCCTCGTGGTCGTAAAGCTCGCCGCCCTCGGCCTCTTCGTCTTCCTCGCCCTGCCGGCCTTCGACGCCAGCCACTTCACGCCGTTCAGCCCCTACGGCTTCAGCGGCGTCAACGCCGACGGCACCAAGGTCGGGGTGATGGCCGCCGCCTCGATCATCTTCTTCGCCTTCTACGGCTTCGACGCCGTCTCGACCGCCGCCGAGGAAACCAAGAACCCGGAAAAGAACCTGACCATCGGTATCGTCGGCTCGATGATCGCCTGCACGGTCATCTACATGGTGGTCGCCGCCGCCGCGATCGGCGCGGTGCTCCCCGGCGTCTTCTCCAAGGCTGACGCCCCGCTGGTCTTCGTCATGGAACAGCTGGGCCATGGCGGGGCCGCCAAGCTGGTCGCCGCCGCCGCCGTCATCGCCCTGCCGACGGTGATCATGGCCTTCATGTACGGCCAGAGCCGCATCTTCTTCGTGATGGCGAGAGACGGCTTGCTGCCCGTCGGCCTCGCCAAGGTCAGCAAGCGCGGCGCTCCCAGCTTCGTCACCCTGATCACCGGCGTCCTGGCCGCGCTCCTCGCGGGCATCCTGCCTCTTGGTGAAATCGCGGCTTTGGCCAACGCCGGCACCCTGGCCGCCTTCGTGGCCGTGCTGGTCTGCATGATGATCCTGCGGGTCAAGGCGCCGGAGCTGAAGCGCATCTTCAGGACCCCGGTCTGGCCGGTGATCGGCGTCTTCGGCGTGCTGGGCTGCCTCTACCTGTTCACGACGCTGCCCAACACGGCCATCGTCGGCTTCTTCGTCTGGAACGCCATTGGAGTGGTCGTCTACCTGCTCTACGGCCGTCGCAAGAGCGCGTTGGCCTAA
- a CDS encoding type II and III secretion system protein family protein, which translates to MRALFLTAGACLAFASAPAFAQTPPKAAPVATPSLSSAVLPDVDFPTFTADAAPSRSIIVAKDKSTAFRLSGSAGQIVVAQPDIAEIVANTDRSLYIRGKTLGATNILVYDNNKRLVEVIDVKVGHDLTGIQADMTAALPGEPIKVSNLAGGLMLTGQVSTSSVAARAKTIAERYAPGGVSSTLTVEAAQQVMLEVRILEASRDSLKDFGINLAIANNSGVVFGSGLGLIGNNPAQGTLGISTNVGPTTIDVTLRALEEKGVIRTLARPNLAAISGEEATFLAGGEFPYPVPAGVGEVTIEFKPFGVNLKFTPTVQDSGLIRLKVAPEVSALDPTNALKIGAYELPALTVRRASTTIELRDGESFAIAGMFQQDYVNAVRQLPWVGDIPVLGTLFKSGRWKRSETELLILVTPRLTTAAQSQSLTPNPMIAGSEPTAIDVIFAGMVMDKPMTTPVGATPSELPTPY; encoded by the coding sequence ATGCGCGCCCTGTTCCTGACCGCCGGCGCCTGCCTGGCTTTCGCCTCGGCCCCGGCCTTCGCCCAGACGCCGCCGAAGGCCGCGCCGGTCGCGACGCCCAGCCTGTCGTCGGCCGTGCTGCCGGACGTCGATTTCCCCACCTTCACCGCCGACGCGGCGCCCAGCCGCTCGATCATCGTGGCCAAGGACAAGTCGACCGCCTTCCGGCTGAGCGGATCGGCCGGTCAGATCGTCGTCGCCCAGCCCGACATCGCCGAGATCGTCGCCAACACCGACCGCAGCCTCTACATCCGCGGCAAGACGCTCGGCGCGACCAACATCCTCGTCTACGACAACAATAAGCGGCTGGTTGAGGTCATTGACGTCAAGGTCGGCCACGACCTGACCGGCATCCAGGCCGACATGACCGCCGCCCTGCCCGGCGAGCCGATCAAGGTGTCGAACCTGGCCGGCGGATTGATGCTGACCGGGCAGGTCTCGACCAGCTCGGTCGCCGCCCGCGCCAAGACCATCGCCGAGCGCTACGCCCCCGGCGGCGTCAGCTCGACCCTGACCGTCGAGGCCGCCCAGCAGGTGATGCTGGAGGTCCGCATCCTCGAGGCCAGCCGCGACAGCCTCAAGGACTTCGGCATCAACCTGGCCATCGCCAACAACAGCGGCGTGGTGTTCGGCTCGGGCCTTGGCCTGATCGGCAACAACCCGGCCCAGGGCACGCTCGGCATCTCGACCAACGTCGGCCCGACCACCATCGACGTCACCCTGCGGGCGCTGGAGGAAAAGGGCGTCATCCGCACCCTGGCGCGGCCCAACCTGGCGGCGATCAGCGGCGAGGAAGCCACCTTCCTGGCCGGCGGCGAGTTCCCCTATCCGGTCCCGGCCGGGGTCGGCGAGGTGACCATCGAGTTCAAGCCGTTCGGGGTGAACCTGAAGTTCACGCCGACCGTCCAGGACAGCGGTCTGATCCGCCTGAAGGTCGCCCCCGAGGTCAGCGCGCTGGATCCGACCAACGCCCTGAAGATCGGCGCCTATGAGCTGCCGGCCCTGACCGTGCGCCGCGCCTCGACGACCATCGAGCTGCGGGACGGCGAGAGCTTCGCCATCGCCGGCATGTTCCAGCAGGACTATGTCAACGCCGTGCGCCAGCTGCCCTGGGTGGGCGACATTCCGGTGCTGGGGACGCTGTTCAAGTCCGGGCGCTGGAAGCGGTCAGAGACCGAGCTGCTGATCCTCGTCACCCCGCGCCTGACCACGGCGGCGCAGAGCCAGTCGCTGACGCCCAATCCGATGATCGCCGGGTCCGAACCCACCGCCATCGACGTCATCTTCGCGGGCATGGTGATGGACAAGCCGATGACCACCCCGGTCGGCGCCACGCCGTCTGAACTGCCCACGCCCTACTGA
- a CDS encoding type II secretion system F family protein — MPDLTFDPRWIVLILVFAAVFTGVQAVTGLARVGVARRKVNKRLATVEKTGSLEQLVLELRKQRGLTADGEVARGLGWFNDLVIRSGVNVQLKKHLPMVLLGGALASAVAFLWTKNWMIAAGVGPALGVLVPVMFLKIKAGARSKAIGLQLPNALEVIIRSLEAGHPVPTAIALVGREMPDPLGSEFGMAGDEIAYGATLQQAIGRIADRCRHPDVDLFAATIRLQEKSGGNLTGLLKMNAKAVRERHKMRLKIKAASSEGRASAIILTAAPFGVLGILTFASPHFYGDVIGERPVQIGLAVLGTWMFLGNMVMRKMIDMRI; from the coding sequence ATGCCTGACCTCACCTTCGATCCCAGATGGATCGTCCTGATCCTGGTCTTCGCGGCGGTGTTCACCGGCGTGCAGGCGGTCACCGGCCTGGCGCGGGTCGGGGTGGCGAGGCGCAAGGTCAACAAGCGGCTGGCGACGGTCGAGAAGACCGGCAGCCTCGAACAGCTGGTGCTCGAGCTGCGCAAGCAGCGGGGCCTGACCGCCGACGGCGAGGTGGCCCGGGGGCTGGGCTGGTTCAACGACCTGGTCATCCGCTCCGGCGTCAATGTGCAGCTGAAGAAGCATCTGCCTATGGTGCTGCTGGGCGGGGCGCTGGCCAGCGCGGTGGCCTTCCTGTGGACCAAGAACTGGATGATCGCGGCCGGGGTCGGGCCGGCGCTGGGCGTGCTGGTCCCCGTGATGTTTCTCAAGATCAAGGCCGGCGCCCGGTCCAAGGCCATCGGCCTGCAGCTGCCCAACGCGCTGGAAGTCATCATTCGCAGCCTGGAGGCCGGCCACCCGGTGCCGACCGCCATCGCCCTGGTCGGCCGCGAGATGCCCGATCCGCTGGGCAGCGAGTTCGGCATGGCCGGCGACGAGATCGCCTATGGCGCCACCCTGCAGCAGGCCATCGGCCGCATCGCCGACCGCTGTCGGCATCCCGACGTCGACCTGTTCGCGGCCACTATCCGCCTGCAGGAGAAGAGCGGCGGCAACCTGACCGGCCTGTTGAAGATGAACGCCAAGGCGGTGCGCGAGCGCCACAAGATGCGGCTGAAGATCAAGGCGGCCTCATCCGAAGGGCGGGCCAGCGCCATCATCCTGACCGCCGCGCCGTTCGGGGTGCTGGGCATCCTGACCTTCGCCAGCCCGCACTTCTACGGCGACGTCATCGGCGAGCGGCCGGTGCAGATCGGGCTGGCCGTCCTCGGCACGTGGATGTTCCTGGGCAACATGGTCATGCGCAAGATGATCGACATGAGGATCTGA